A window of Cryptomeria japonica chromosome 3, Sugi_1.0, whole genome shotgun sequence contains these coding sequences:
- the LOC131044369 gene encoding multiprotein-bridging factor 1c, whose protein sequence is MPSRPGGPVTQDWTPVVLHKRPQKSSESRDPKAVNAAIRAGAKVETLKKFDGGQNKKTQQPVVNARKLEEETEPAALQKISPEVRQAIQKARLEQKMSQAELAKRINERPQVVQEYESGKAVPNQAILSKMERALGIKLRGKISK, encoded by the coding sequence ATGCCGAGCAGGCCCGGGGGTCCCGTAACGCAAGACTGGACGCCTGTAGTCTTGCATAAACGGCCTCAGAAATCGAGTGAATCGCGCGATCCAAAAGCTGTTAACGCTGCAATAAGGGCTGGCGCAAAGGTCGAAACCCTAAAGAAATTTGACGGTGGACAGAACAAGAAGACGCAACAGCCTGTTGTTAATGCCAGAAAGCTTGAAGAGGAGACAGAACCAGCCGCGCTTCAGAAGATTTCGCCGGAGGTTCGGCAGGCTATTCAGAAGGCTCGACTTGAGCAGAAAATGAGCCAAGCTGAATTGGCGAAGCGTATAAATGAGAGGCCTCAGGTAGTTCAGGAGTATGAGAGTGGAAAAGCTGTGCCAAATCAGGCTATTTTGTCTAAGATGGAGAGGGCTTTGGGCATAAAACTTAGAGGAAAGATTTCCAAGTAA